One Drosophila subpulchrella strain 33 F10 #4 breed RU33 chromosome 2R, RU_Dsub_v1.1 Primary Assembly, whole genome shotgun sequence genomic window, CATTAGACAAGTTATCGTTTAAGTTTGTGTGAGTTGAATGCGGATTAGTTTTAAGTTGCGAAGCGTACAAATAAATACCTTAAATGAAATCTTACGACTGCCGACTATATAAATAATCTAATGTAAATGCTATGCTTATCTGAAGGAGATTACTTTTATGCCATCGCAGAACGCTTATCGTTAATATTTAATTGCTGATACACTTGATCAAATAAACCATACAGTAGCCAGAAATTTTGAGCTTACGTTTATTGTCACATACTCGTATACACGGGGTTTAGAGCCCTAGTTAAGACCTGTGCAAATGGGTATTTCCAGGGGCCTATAACGTGGCGTAAACGCGTTATTCCAGATAAAGGGGACCATGATGGCGGCCAAGATCTGGCCAGTTAGCTGCATTACAACAGAGTCCGGGTTGCCTTGAAAGATGGCAGGCACTAGAGTCTTGGCTGGGTTCATTGAGGCTCCAGTTAATTGGCCCTGGAAAGGGATAAAATGTTATACCTATTCAGAGATGCCAACAAAATAAGTAAGTATAACCCTTCTTTTTCGATTTTCAAGACATTTGTCAAAAAATCTCTTTAATTTGTTGTCTTTTCCTTTGCTGATTATTTCAGCGTCATGAGATATGGGCGTGCGATTATGAATTACGATTGCGGAATGCTTTGAATTGTTAGAAATGCTGAAAGATTACTAATCTTTAAACCACCAGTTGAGTTTGACACACTTCAGAGTGATTTTAAGAGATTATGGTTTTTCATACAAAAGGAATTCACTGAAAGAATATTCGATCTAGTTTTAAAACATTTGTAGTCAAATAATTTGtagtaaatatttaatatatttgaaattgtttatttaaaattagatAATTGTctaaaataatagaaaaaatagaaatagaaCGCTTTTAAAGTTGTTccaataatattttcaaaatgtacttaaacctcataaagaaatatttttcaataataCCAGTTTCAAACTTACCCCTGCAAAACTGCAGGCGATCACGAGGAGACCCATTCGAACGGTGACCGAGTCCAGGAATCGTCCATTTCGCACATCCCACAGGGCACACCATCCGAGCACGAAGACCGCGGTCAGCAGGCACTCGATGCTGATAATCTGGTTGGTGGTCAGACTGGCCATCGGTTCCACCAGACAAACGGCCGGCTTGCTGGCATCCACCACTTCTTTGGGTAACAGTTGGAGCAGAAGGAAGTAGCCAGCAAATCCACCAGCCATCTGACAGACCACATACATCATCATCAAATCCGAGGCTATATAGCCCATGAAGTAGCACGAGATCGAGATGCAGGGATTTGCATGGGCTCCCGAAACGAAGCCAAACACGTGCATCACCACCATCACAGCCAGTCCGTAGTGAACACTATtggaataaatttataattcaGAATCTTGAACAATCCAAAACTCAGAATAATAAAATCGTATTACCTGGCCACCAAACTTTTGTTCCCGTCACCCTGGTTCATCGAATCACCCATGCAACCAAAGAGCATCAGCAAAGCGGTGGCACTAAACTCACTGGCACCACGTATAAATGTAAAGAAGTCCCAAATCATCGCGAACTTTTACTTATAGATGTGTATCACAGacgatttaaaaaaagaaataaaactaACAAGAATGTCCTGTGTAATTATGAGTTTTGATACTGCTTACAACAAGTATTAAAGTGAATGTATACTGGTAACAAGAGGGGTAAGGTTTACTTTGATCTAttcgggtttttccaaaatatggaacaacaaatttataaaaaataaaatagtacAAAAATTCTTAATGGTCaggaataaaaaatgtttctttATTTGCTACCCTTACCTTTTTTATATCGCCTCCactaaatttttttcatttcttttctCGCCTTCGCACACTCCCCTGGTGCGTTTCGTCACTACGTAGACTGCCCTCCATAGTAATAAATAATCTGGTTACCCCagaaaaaccttttaaaaaaaatgaaaaatacggttatttaaaaatttttcgtGTTTATAGTAGAATAAAATAGAAATATGTTCCGGGGGGCATATAAGGTATTATCATTTTTACAGTCCAGGCATGTCTTGGTTAAGAACAGCTTAAAGTAGGTATTTCTGCTTAGTGATTTCTCCTTATAACATTTCATTACATATCATTACAGTAAAAGACGGCCTTTCAGTGATCTTTTTGATAAAGGTGGCAAAGGCAGTGGCGGAATCGAACCTTATCATGTAGTAAGTATCCTAAAGTAACTACCTATcctaaaatgtattaatagTTGTATTTCCAAAGAAACTCTTACAAGTAAACAAAGGAAAAGAGGCACAGATCTTGGAATTAACCGCACAAATCGAGTCCCTTGAGATGCAGATTAAAGCCCTAGAAAAAACCAAGTCAGCTGAGGCACAAGCTGCGAAAGGAGAACTTATGGTAGTCCTCAAAGAGCTAAAAGGTGCCCTCCGGAAATTAAGaatgaataaataataataaatatgtgtacagttttattttaaaatttagagCAACGGTTACGATGGCATTTGTCTTTCATTTGAGTGAGTAACTATCACAGAGCTGTGTGTGATAATCGCTGTTGTACACTGTTTGTGTGGAGGCAGTGAACGAGCAGAGCTCTTCCAAGGGCAAGGACCTAGAACTAGAAGAATAACTTATTTGCGTATCGATCATTAGGCATCTTTCACGAATTCAAATTGCCTGTTTTGCAGAGGTTTGGGTCACAGCTACTCCACattgttatattatttttaaagataccTTACATTTTTTAGCACTCGTTTAAAGCATACTTTCTGGCTTTCTTTGGAAACATATGCAATATTTGACATGGTTCTTGAAAGTTActtcaaaatttattaaatttgtacTTTGGAAATACTTTCAAATTTTtctaaataatcaaaattGCCTGGTTTCATTTTCATTCAAACAAACATGAATATAAATCCATTAATCCGTACCATATTGAACCACTTCCGAGGTTGCACTATTAGGTTAGTATTGTTAATTTCGATATGGATATtaacataatattgtttaaaaataggagCTATCTGGTTGTCCTGCCCGATCACGGTCGTATAGAGAAACAGCTTAAACTGGAGGAGCTGATAACGGTAAGATAACGATTATAAAGGTAAAATAGTAAGGATTATACTGTGCTCATAGGAACGTGGAGTTTTGGATATGCGATCTCTTGAGCTCTCACTTCAGCAAAAGCGCGTTGAGGCCAATCTAACCGATCTGACACGTTGCATAAGGGGCATGGAGTTTGATTTGAAGGTGAATTCCGGTCTGgagaaaaaggaaaacaaacagCCACGTGGTACCTCGCATAATTCCCCGCCAAGCGATAAGAAATCACCCAAAGTCGGTGGTTTTAGCGAATAGCAAAATCCCCTCGGGTTCTTCCCGGTCCCTGGGGTAATAgtacgggtataaaaacactcATTTCGCCGGAGACTGGCATTCAGAAACATTTGAGATTGCCAACCATGAAGCTGTTTGCCCTGTGCTGCCTACTAATTTTGGGCCTTCTGGCATGCCTGCCCACTCCCGGGGCTGCCTCGCCATCTCGTGACAGTGGATCAGGATCCAGATCCGGAAATCCCTTCCATCCACCACCTCCAAAACAACGACCATTCTACTACGATGCACCAGTTAGGAGACAACCATCCAATACAATGTACGCTTAAGCGATAATAATGCAACAATAAAAACGAGCGAGTATGAATCGGGGACTTATATTTTCTTATCAATAAGAGGCAGCCGGCTGAGAATGTGAACATCTGATTTTGTTCACTTTTTAATGCATGACGCGATACGGGGGATGCCGAACAAACAagtaataaattgtttttttttttatcaaaataaaaaaattggttAATAGTAAACAAACTCtaaataaattccaaaagCACTGATgtttttgaaaacattttccCATCAACATATTCGCGATATCGCGTTAATACCATTCcaataaattataaagaaGCTATTaggtaattttaaaaaacctgCTTTTGATCACTTGtcaaaattttacaaaattacCCATATTATGTGTTTCTGCCACACAGGTATTATAGTTTCCAGAAGTTAAGAAACAATGTTTACTATGGCGCGAATTATAAGCTCGACAACATGTACCAAACTATTATATGCACGGAAAGCACCTTCTCATATCAGTATGCCTCACAAAAAGATATGGATTAGTTTACGCAAAAAGAATGGCCTAGTTTTTAGAAACCACTCCGTTCTGAGCACGAAAAATGTCATTTACAAATATCCTTTCAAGTAAGttttttattatcattttttatccattattcatttatttcaaGATCCCACAGGCGGCAATATTCCGACAGACTATACGAAAAAGGCAGAGGAGAGGAACTTAACTATTTTCTTAGGCTTGTgtgtatacaaaaatatatacattttaatcaTCTAAAAAACGACCATCGTATAGGGCAGAGAACAATTTATGAAAATCAGAAAGAACAGGATTCAAGAAATTACCAACGAAATCGAGAAATTGGAAAAAGAGATTCAAAAATTGGAAAAGCAAACTAGTCACCGATCACAGAAAAATAAAGAGCTTCTTCAGAAGGAATTACAGGCTCTAAGGGAAATGTTAGGGAGATTTCATAAGAACATCGAAAAAGAGACAGAATAAAAGATCTCAGATAAGTAGGCTATCAGTAAACAGTTTGTCTACAGCTTTTCATCCGTTTTGAAATACTTAAAATTATTCATTtagtaaattttaaattttttatatttctacAGATCCAGACAGTCCAATACCGTGAGAAATAATGCTTAAGGTCGTAGAAAAGATAATTCAACTGTTGCGGCCCAGGATATGTCAATTCACGCAGTCCAATAAGTAAAATGTTGATACTAATTGTATAGCAGTCAATTTAAATATCTCTATGTAGAAACATATCCAAGCATTTGTATGAGAAGGCAAGAGCGGAGGAGAATATTCATTTCCTAAAACTGGTTTGTGATCTGGAGTTACCAAAAACATTCACATTACTAACATCCCACATTAAACCAGCAAAGAGAGCAGCTGAAGTCCCTGCGAGAGAAGATTCTCAGCCAGAAGAACGAAGTCACGACGAGGATCATTAAAGTGGATCAACAGATACAATCGTTGGAAAAATCTAAAACAGAAGATAATTCGAGTACATAACAAAATTCATTGTGCATTCAAGGCAAACATTAGAACCataatggaaaattaaatagtGTGGCAGAAACCGTAAACATTTCGTTTCTTTCTTTcgtttgtattttatttaaaataatttgtatctTTCATTTACACGCTTTACAAAGAAGCCTTCTACGACAACTGAAGCCCCTCTTCATAGTGGGGGCCTGCTTATACGTACGGTACATATATCATATATGGtaacaatttgttttttgcAGCGCAAATGGAAAATAAGATATTTAAAAGAACTTTCAATTAATATGGCATTTAAACAAACATATATATAGCGGTCGTATATATATCAACATAGTCTATAcaaagataaaaataaatacaagtaCAAGTAAAAATCAAAATCAGAGACGACTGCCGATTGTAATGATGCATTTACATATAATAGAGTTCTTCTCTTACTGCTATGAAAAGTAATCATTTGTGCATTTCATAAGTGTTTTGAATCGTTAGTGGTGGTAGCAGAACGTAAACTGAAGTCAAGAACGTAAGTACAATACATTTGTGGTAGTTGAGCAACTTGGAGAGTGTTTCCCATACGAACTAAAACTAGTAACTAACTAAACTTGACTTGACTTGGTCAAGTGCTGGTTAGGCCAGAAGAgagtgtatctgtgtgtgtctgctagctgagtgtgtgtgtgtgtgcaacttgtgtgtgtgcttgtgaGGTAGGCGATTCATCATAAGATTATGGCATACTTCCGAGCGCCTCCTGATCCTCGCTTGGGTTGTTCTTGGGTCCTGTGTGTCGGTGTCGGGGGGGATTCGCTTCTAGCTTTCAAATACTGATTAACAATGCCAGGAATgtctctctgtgtgtgtgagtgtgagtgTCGGTGTGGGTCTGTTGCTGTGGATCCTGCTTTCATCTTAAGTCTAACTCTAAGGCTAACTCTAGCCGATCCCCCAGCCACGCTCTCTGCCTGCGAACGTGGCCACGGCCATGGGTTTTAATTCTATAAACTAATGTAACATGAAACGGTGATGGGCTGCCGCTGCTCCTTGGGCTGCTGCCGCACTGCCTCCTAACTGGGCAGTCGCTTGCTGGCCAGCTCCTGCAGCTTCTGCAGCGCCAGCGTCTTGTTGATCTCCACCAGATCGCGACTGTGCTTGGCCGCCTGCAACTGCACCTCCAGGATCTTCATGCGCATCATGTGCTCCTTGTTCTGCATATCCATGAACATGCGCAGCTCAAAGTTGCTCTGGCTGCTGCCGTTGACACTGGAGCTGGCTGCTGTTCCCGCGATGGCTACTccattgttgctgctgccggaTCGCTCTAAGGCCTGGCATTCCACGGAGGCTGGCACTGAAGCGGTCAGGTTTGCGGGTTGATCCTCGCTGCCCAGCAGACTGCCGCTGCTGGTGCGTTGCCTCTTGGCCAGCGGCTTCATGCCATCCTCGTCGTCCtcgttgttgttattattggtGTTGTGCTGGTGATGCATGGCCACTTGGGCCTGCGCCTGATGCTGCTGTATggcagccgctgccgctgctgctgcactGGGAAATTGGCCAGATCGCAGGGCATTCAGTGCCTCCAGCGTGGCGGATATGTTGTTCATGTTGAAGTTGGCCTGGAAGCCGGACATGTCGGCTCCTCCGGGCAGGAAGGCACCGCTCGCATCCAACGCACCGGCTGCGGAAAGTGTGGCAGGACTCTCGGCCTCATGGATCCCATTGCGACTGATGCTGTGATTGGGCGACACACTCAGGCGCTCGCCACCGCCATGGATGTCGCTCTGGTTGAGATGGTGAGTGTTGTAGGTCTCGTTGAAGGTCTCGTTGTTCTCCTCCTCCTTGATGTCCACGTCGCACAGCTCCTGCGGCGGTGTGCGGCTGCTgcttaaacaaaaacaaatcccAATGAAAATCTCGTCCAGCTTCCACAGAAAGCCATCAAACTTACTCATCCATATCGTGCTCATCGGCATTGAATTTGTAGTCATCGCGATACTCAAAACCCTCCTCCAAGGCCAGCGGTATTTTGGAGTAGTCGATGCCATCCAGGGCCTCCGATTTGCAAGCCTTCTTGGCCTCCTGCATGAAATCCCACACCTCGAAGGTGAATGGCGATGGCTTCTTGCGATCAGCCACCTCGGCTCCGAACCTGGCCAAGCGATTGTTGTAGTCCAGAATCTCATTGCGAGTGCAGGCTGGAGATAAGATCAAAATGTTAGATATAGccatataatatatttagatattttttaagtacttcacaagatccactcttataaatttttaaatgaagaCCTACCTTTCATGCGTCGCCATTGTTCCTTGAGGCGATTGCAGGTGCGATCGGTGCCAAATTGATTGGAGAACTTCTGGTGTATGATCTTCCAGGCCTTGTTCTTCACAGCCGTAAGACCGGCATCCAATCTTTTGTTCTCGATAATGCGCATATCCTTGCGGCACAGATCGAGCAGGTATTTCTTCTCCTGGTGGTTCCAGTTCTGGGTGCGTTCCCTCTTCTTATACATGTTCATCGAGGGGCTGTTCATGTACTGTGTCATTTCTGCAAGTATTTCAACGAATTTAGAATGCCTCGAAGCAGAGAGTTAGAGAGCCATTTGCCTAACTTACCCGTCTTCAAGTCGACGCCCTCCAGCAAGTTGTGGTTGGAATTTTGCCAGTTGGCTGCGATCTTTATAAAAGCCTCCAGATCGGTGGCCGGATACTGTTTGTTGacctgcaaaataaaaaaagaatagCGAGAGGTAAGAAATCAGACATCAGTAATGAGCAGTCATTGATTAAGCCTCAAATAACCGGCACAATCTGAATCGCAAGTCCCAAATACTTGAGCATGCAAAACTTGTGCCAAATTCCTCACCATACGAAAGTGCTTTTGGGACGCACTCCAAAAACCAATGAACCTGAACGATGATGAATTCGGGCAAAATCGAAGACAATCGAAACAAAATGAAGTTTGTTTTTCGTTATTAAGCACATCAATTAAATTTGAGTTTGTCAGTGAAAACAAAAGGATTCTGATTCTGAGCCGAGAGTGCttctttaactttttcttttattttatttctgtgGAATTATTCTACCCTGGATGATATCTGACTTTGACATGACTGCCGCTGATATTGCCGAGCAGCTATATAGATGCAGTCACATTAATTGATTTTCAATTAgcggacaggcggacagatGAACTGGGGAAAGAAAGGAGGTTGGGGAGCTGGGGGAGGTGTGAGCGATATCGGGGTTATAATGCTTCCATAAGGCGTAACGAAATGGGCTAAAAAGAATATGAATACGAACAATCGAATGAATTGAACACCCGCAAGacgaaaaaagaaataaaaccaaaaaatcaaataatggCATGAAACGCGTTTTAATTTATAAGCTAACAAAACTCACACAAAAAGCAGCTGCCGACATTTTGTTTGGTTCGAAAAAGTATCTGTGTGTTTACTCAATACCCGAGTATTTGTGCGGCCGAGTGGGGTGATCAAAAGTCATACTGACAGCCAATTATATCTAATCAAGTATATTCAAATGtactatataaatatatctgAGTATGCATTTATTCAACGGGTTCTTTAGTCAAGTTCTGGTTATTACCCAAACAAACGATTGGTAACCGTTGGATTAAACTTGAGTAATTTTTCTGAATCAAGTACAGATATCTGAATATTATTTATGCAACGTATTCTTCACTCAAGTTTTGGTAAGTAAGAGTAATCACCACTTAAATTACTCACACAAACGAAATTGGAACATGACATTGGTAACCACTGGTTAAGAACACCATCATGAGTTATTCTTTGTTTAGTCCAAGAAAACTTCTTGTAAAAATCATCTATGtcgaaataaattgtttactAAGCCGGGAAGACCCTTAATTGTAATATGactaataatttaatttttatttgcctGAAATGCAGTCTtcaaaaaaaccgaaaatgttattttcccCTCCTCAAAATCAGCTCAACTGTACTTGTTAAATATCGTCTCCCTAAAAACTCTCTCATTGATCGCTTCCCCCAACACAATCGT contains:
- the LOC119550832 gene encoding uncharacterized protein LOC119550832 isoform X1, coding for MELASGAVNKQYPATDLEAFIKIAANWQNSNHNLLEGVDLKTEMTQYMNSPSMNMYKKRERTQNWNHQEKKYLLDLCRKDMRIIENKRLDAGLTAVKNKAWKIIHQKFSNQFGTDRTCNRLKEQWRRMKACTRNEILDYNNRLARFGAEVADRKKPSPFTFEVWDFMQEAKKACKSEALDGIDYSKIPLALEEGFEYRDDYKFNADEHDMDDSRTPPQELCDVDIKEEENNETFNETYNTHHLNQSDIHGGGERLSVSPNHSISRNGIHEAESPATLSAAGALDASGAFLPGGADMSGFQANFNMNNISATLEALNALRSGQFPSAAAAAAAAIQQHQAQAQVAMHHQHNTNNNNNEDDEDGMKPLAKRQRTSSGSLLGSEDQPANLTASVPASVECQALERSGSSNNGVAIAGTAASSSVNGSSQSNFELRMFMDMQNKEHMMRMKILEVQLQAAKHSRDLVEINKTLALQKLQELASKRLPS
- the LOC119550832 gene encoding uncharacterized protein LOC119550832 isoform X4 yields the protein MVNKQYPATDLEAFIKIAANWQNSNHNLLEGVDLKTEMTQYMNSPSMNMYKKRERTQNWNHQEKKYLLDLCRKDMRIIENKRLDAGLTAVKNKAWKIIHQKFSNQFGTDRTCNRLKEQWRRMKACTRNEILDYNNRLARFGAEVADRKKPSPFTFEVWDFMQEAKKACKSEALDGIDYSKIPLALEEGFEYRDDYKFNADEHDMDDSRTPPQELCDVDIKEEENNETFNETYNTHHLNQSDIHGGGERLSVSPNHSISRNGIHEAESPATLSAAGALDASGAFLPGGADMSGFQANFNMNNISATLEALNALRSGQFPSAAAAAAAAIQQHQAQAQVAMHHQHNTNNNNNEDDEDGMKPLAKRQRTSSGSLLGSEDQPANLTASVPASVECQALERSGSSNNGVAIAGTAASSSVNGSSQSNFELRMFMDMQNKEHMMRMKILEVQLQAAKHSRDLVEINKTLALQKLQELASKRLPS
- the LOC119550831 gene encoding immune-induced peptide 18, with the translated sequence MKLFALCCLLILGLLACLPTPGAASPSRDSGSGSRSGNPFHPPPPKQRPFYYDAPVRRQPSNTMYA
- the LOC119550829 gene encoding uncharacterized protein LOC119550829 isoform X2 codes for the protein MFTMARIISSTTCTKLLYARKAPSHISMPHKKIWISLRKKNGLVFRNHSVLSTKNVIYKYPFKRQYSDRLYEKGRGEELNYFLRLGREQFMKIRKNRIQEITNEIEKLEKEIQKLEKQTSHRSQKNKELLQKELQALREMLGRFHKNIEKETE
- the LOC119550830 gene encoding uncharacterized protein LOC119550830 is translated as MNINPLIRTILNHFRGCTIRSYLVVLPDHGRIEKQLKLEELITERGVLDMRSLELSLQQKRVEANLTDLTRCIRGMEFDLKVNSGLEKKENKQPRGTSHNSPPSDKKSPKVGGFSE
- the LOC119550832 gene encoding uncharacterized protein LOC119550832 isoform X3 produces the protein MVNKQYPATDLEAFIKIAANWQNSNHNLLEGVDLKTEMTQYMNSPSMNMYKKRERTQNWNHQEKKYLLDLCRKDMRIIENKRLDAGLTAVKNKAWKIIHQKFSNQFGTDRTCNRLKEQWRRMKACTRNEILDYNNRLARFGAEVADRKKPSPFTFEVWDFMQEAKKACKSEALDGIDYSKIPLALEEGFEYRDDYKFNADEHDMDDSRTPPQELCDVDIKEEENNETFNETYNTHHLNQSDIHGGGERLSVSPNHSISRNGIHEAESPATLSAAGALDASGAFLPGGADMSGFQANFNMNNISATLEALNALRSGQFPSAAAAAAAAIQQHQAQAQVAMHHQHNTNNNNNEDDEDGMKPLAKRQRTSSGSLLGSEDQPANLTASVPASVECQALERSGSSNNGVAIAGTAASSSVNGSSQSNFELRMFMDMQNKEHMMRMKILEVQLQAAKHSRDLVEINKTLALQKLQELASKRLPS
- the LOC119550829 gene encoding uncharacterized protein LOC119550829 isoform X3, with the protein product MLKVVEKIIQLLRPRICQFTQSNKNISKHLYEKARAEENIHFLKLQREQLKSLREKILSQKNEVTTRIIKVDQQIQSLEKSKTEDNSST
- the LOC119550088 gene encoding aquaporin-2 — translated: MIWDFFTFIRGASEFSATALLMLFGCMGDSMNQGDGNKSLVASVHYGLAVMVVMHVFGFVSGAHANPCISISCYFMGYIASDLMMMYVVCQMAGGFAGYFLLLQLLPKEVVDASKPAVCLVEPMASLTTNQIISIECLLTAVFVLGWCALWDVRNGRFLDSVTVRMGLLVIACSFAGGQLTGASMNPAKTLVPAIFQGNPDSVVMQLTGQILAAIMVPFIWNNAFTPRYRPLEIPICTGLN
- the LOC119550829 gene encoding uncharacterized protein LOC119550829 isoform X1, which produces MFTMARIISSTTCTKLLYARKAPSHISMPHKKIWISLRKKNGLVFRNHSVLSTKNVIYKYPFKSHRRQYSDRLYEKGRGEELNYFLRLGREQFMKIRKNRIQEITNEIEKLEKEIQKLEKQTSHRSQKNKELLQKELQALREMLGRFHKNIEKETE
- the LOC119551695 gene encoding uncharacterized protein LOC119551695; the protein is MFRGAYKVLSFLQSRHVLVKNSLNKRRPFSDLFDKGGKGSGGIEPYHVKLLQVNKGKEAQILELTAQIESLEMQIKALEKTKSAEAQAAKGELMVVLKELKGALRKLRMNK